CGCGCAAACGCGGCGTAGCGCTCCAGATACTGTGGGCCCCACTGCTCATTGCCGATGCCGATGTATTTGAGGTGGAACGGCTCGGGATGCCCCATGGCGGCCCGACGTGCGCCCCAGGGACTGTCCACCGGGCCATTGGCAAACTCGATCAGGTCCAGCGCGTCCTGGACGTAGGGCTCCAGTTGGTCCAGGGGCACCAGCTCCCCGCTGTTGAACTGGCAGGCCATGCCGCAGTTCAGAATCGGCAGGGGCTCCGCCCCGAGATCCTCCGCCAGCTGGAAGTATTCAAAGAAACCCAGGCCGAAGCTCTGGTAGTAGTCCGGCGTGGGCCGGTGTTTGAATTCGTAGTTCCAACGATTGATCAACAGCCGGCGCTGTTCCACCGGCCCGATGGTCGTCTTCCACTGGTAGCGCTTGTCCAGTTCGCTTCCCTCCACGATGCAACCGCCTGGAAACCGGAGGAACCCGGGCTTCAGTTCCGCCAACATCTGCACCAGGTCGGCCCGCAAACCACCCGGTCGTTGTTTCCAGGTGTTCCGCGGGAACAACGACACCATGTCCACATCCACCGTGCCGCCGCCCTCGACCAGGACGTTGAGCCGTCCTCGGGATGCCGTCTCGCGCGGGGTCAACCGCAGCGTGCGTTTTTCCCAGGTCCGGGGCAGGTCGGTCAACCGACCTTCGGCCAGGGTCTCGCCCTCGTCATTCACCAGTTCCGCCAACAACCGGGGGTTTCCACCGACGCGCCGCACCCGCAGCTCCAACACGTACTCCTCGCCCCCGCGAAAGCCCATGCCGCGAAAACCCTCGTTGCTCAAACCCATGGCCACCGGCGCCCGCGACTCGATCCGCGCGTAGTGCGGATTGGCCGGATCAAAGGGGTCCTCCGTTCGGATGCTCACCTCTCCCCGACCGTGGCTGGTCCGGAGCATGAACCAGCCCATCATGGGATCGGGAAACTCGAATCCGCGGTTCTTGACCAGTTCGGCGTACAACCCCCCGTCGGCGCCGAGGTTGATATCCTCGAAAAAAATGCCCCACATCGTGGGGGCAACCCGCGCGCCGGGTTGATCCACCTGCACGGTGAGTTGGACCTGCCCCGCCCAGCCCTTCAGCAGCAGGCCCGGCAGGCACAACGCCAGCCCCGTCACTGCGGATGTCCGGGTTGCCCACGAACGGATCGCGCGTTTCAGGTCACAGAACATGGTTTTCATGGCTGCGAATCGTTGCAAAAACGAAGGCAGGCCGGAGCCTGCCTTCGCGTCCTCAACCAACTCACGAGACCTCGCCTCAGTTTTGGGATCTGCGCGGCCGGGCGAACAGCGCCAGGCCACCCAGTCCCAAAAGCGCCAAAGCCGATGGTTCCGGCACCTGGATGAACTGTGCCGGTGTCAGGGCCACATCACTGAACCGAATGTTGTCCAGGTTTCCGTCGATATGGTCCACGAACGCGCCGTTGAACCAACCGCGACCAAACGTCCACGTACCCGTGGCCCGGAGCCGGTTGTCGTTGTTTGGGTCGAGGCTCAGGGTCCCAACCAATTGGAAGCCGCTGCCATCCAGTTTGTCAGCCCACATCTGGAGGGTGGTGCCATCACTGACGGCCGCCAGGTGGTACCATCTACCCGCTTCCGGCACTAAATCGGAGTCCAAGATGTATCGGAGGCCACCAACAGTCATGAAGTTGATACGGAACCGGTTGTCGATGCCGTTGTTTTGGAAGTAAAACGCGGCCGCCAGATCTCCGGAGACTCCGGTGGGCCCGTCCCGGCCGATCATGGTGCGCCAACCGGCGAGGTTGTTCAGGCGAACCGACAGCTCAATGGTCCAAGTGAGCGGCTGCCATTGCACCAGGCCGGTCGCCGGCACGTACCCGTCGTCATGCCCGGCATGCTGCGAGCTGAAACCCGTGCCGGTCGGTGTATCCCCGAGAGCGGACCATTCCGGGCCCCAGTAGTCGTCCCAAGCCAGCATGGTATAACCGTTGCCGGACAGGTCAGGGATCGCCG
The nucleotide sequence above comes from Limisphaera ngatamarikiensis. Encoded proteins:
- a CDS encoding LamG-like jellyroll fold domain-containing protein, translating into MVGGLVAWSVTAGAATVAWWDFDSAVTGSPVPLGSWAQGGSGGVPAIPDLSGNGYTMLAWDDYWGPEWSALGDTPTGTGFSSQHAGHDDGYVPATGLVQWQPLTWTIELSVRLNNLAGWRTMIGRDGPTGVSGDLAAAFYFQNNGIDNRFRINFMTVGGLRYILDSDLVPEAGRWYHLAAVSDGTTLQMWADKLDGSGFQLVGTLSLDPNNDNRLRATGTWTFGRGWFNGAFVDHIDGNLDNIRFSDVALTPAQFIQVPEPSALALLGLGGLALFARPRRSQN